The Patagioenas fasciata isolate bPatFas1 chromosome 3, bPatFas1.hap1, whole genome shotgun sequence genome contains a region encoding:
- the LOC136100387 gene encoding ankyrin repeat domain-containing protein 9-like — MAGNQASLQDDQSRHCKFLSYMFYQAVRDHKPVWMLEDMRTMEYFYWEENASLRTYSPSEALLYAVVHNHLPYAQYLLSHFPEEALKVPGEHFCYCPSSAPHLAMAVTYDRRDILGLIIKIAHKLPSLNSYINRTGCFHLEDGKTPLHLACELLRSETVLILLGNGASPRIEDSKGLTPLDVILEQMWDSKVNVASKKLCLDYLLLFMPNPQFKMRKVLQEHPDHWTALLGEDKFNSLVGNTPASLYLQAMQTVLRTLPPSHFPKSIQELPIPQALKPLPSYGKKLPTKNVVNVFP; from the coding sequence ATGGCTGGTAACCAGGCCAGCCTGCAGGATGATCAGAGCAGGCACTGCAAGTTCTTATCCTATATGTTCTACCAGGCTGTGAGAGATCACAAGCCTGTGTGGATGCTGGAAGACATGAGGACTATGGAGTATTTTTACTGGGAGGAAAATGCCAGCCTAAGAACCTACTCACCTTCAGAAGCCCTTCTCTATGCAGTGGTGCATAACCACCTGCCTTACGCTCAGTATCTGCTGTCTCATTTTCCAGAGGAGGCTCTCAAGGTGCCTGGGGAACACTTCTGCTATTGTCCGTCCTCTGCTCCTCACTTGGCCATGGCGGTGACATATGACAGGAGAGATATCTTGGGGCTGATCATCAAAATTGCACACAAGCTCCCCAGCTTGAACTCCTACATCAACAGGACTGGCTGCTTTCATCTGGAAGATGGGAAAACCCCCCTGCACCTTGCCTGCGAACTGCTGAGGTCAGAGACGGTCCTCATCCTCCTCGGAAATGGAGCTTCTCCCAGGATAGAAGACAGTAAAGGGCTTACCCCGCTGGACGTCATCCTCGAGCAGATGTGGGACTCCAAAGTCAATGTGGCATCAAAGAAGCTCTGCCTTGACTACCTCTTGCTCTTCATGCCCAACCCCCAGTTTAAGATGCGGAAAGTTCTGCAGGAGCATCCGGACCACTGGACAGCTTTGCTGGGGGAAGACAAATTCAACAGCCTGGTGGGGAACACACCTGCTTCTTTATATCTGCAAGCTATGCAAACTGTTCTCCGGACTCTTCCCCCCTCCCACTTCCCTAAGAGCATCCAGGAACTACCTATACCTCAGGCACTAAAGCCCTTACCATCCTATGGCAAAAAGCTACCGACAAAAAATGTGGTAAATGTTTTTCCTTGA